From Cryobacterium sp. GrIS_2_6:
TGACCTTTTTGTCCTTGGCCTCAGCCATGATGTGTCTCCTTGTCAGGCCGCTACGGCCCAGATCAGTTGCGCAGCCGATGGCCGCGCGTATGGGTGCTGGTTCAACTCGAACGCGTGTCGCGTGAGGAAAGGCCGTGAAGCATTTCGCCGCGTCGATAACGGATGCCGAGCGTGCGTCACACGCCTGGCAGCCCTCGCCGAAGTTCAACTGCTAAGCCTAGCGGAGTGTGCGGGAACCGCGCACCAGCATCCGCCCATCCCCGTCGGGCAGGCGCCCAGCCCGACCGACTAACCTTGAACATGGTTCTAGACCAACCATTTTGAAGGAGCGAACGTGACCGAAACCGGTACAGCACAGGCAAATATTGGCGTCGTCGGACTGGCGGTGATGGGCTCGAATCTCGCCCGCAACCTCGCCAGCCGGGAGGGGAACACCGTCGCGGTCTACAATCGCTCGCACGTGCGCACCCAGACCCTCATGACGGAACACCCCGAGGCCGGCTTCGTCGCCTCGGAGACCATCGAGGACTTCGTCGCGTCGCTGAGCCGCCCGCGCACCGCCATCATCATGGTCCAGGCCGGAAAGGGCACGGACGCGGTCATCAGCCAGCTCGCCGAGCTGTTCGAGCCCGGCGACATCATCGTCGACGGCGGCAACGCGGACTTCCACGACACCATCCGCCGCGAAAAGGCGATCAGCGCGACCGGCATCAACTTCGTCGGCGCCGGCATCTCCGGCGGCGAAGAGGGCGCGCTCAAGGGCCCGAGCATCATGCCCGGCGGTTCCGCGCTCGCCTACGAGACCCTCGGCCCGATCCTCGAGTCGATCGCCGCCGTCGTCGACGGCGTGCCGTGCGTCACCCACATCGGCACCGACGGCGCAGGCCATTTCGTCAAGATGGTGCACAACGGCATCGAATACGCCGACATGCAGCTCATCGCCGAGGCGTACGACCTGCTCCGTCATGTGACCGGCCACTCCCCCGCCGCCATCGCCGATGTGTTCACCGAGTGGAACAAAGGCGACCTCGAGAGCTACCTGATCGAGATCACCGCCGAGGTGCTCCGCCAGGTCGACGCCGAGACCGGACTGCCGTTCATCGACATCGTGCTCGACGAGGCCGGCTCCAAGGGAACCGGCGTCTGGACCGTGCAGAACGCGCTCGACCTCGGCGTACCCGTCGCCGGAATCGCGGAGGCCGTGTTCGCACGCGCCGTGTCGAGCCACCCCGAGCAGCGCGGGCCGGTGCGTGCCTCGATCAGCGCCCGCCCCGAGATCGCCGTCGTCGGCCACACCTTCGTCGACGACGTGCGCCAGGCCCTCTACGCCTCGAAGGTCGTCGCGTACGCGCAGGGCTTCGACGAGATCATCGCCGGTGCCGCCAAGTACAACTGGAACATCGACAAGGGCGCCGTCGCCACGATCTGGCGGGGCGGCTGCATCATCCGCGCCCAGTTCCTGAACCGCATCGTGGATGCCTACGCGAACGACCCGTCGATCCCGACCCTGCTCGTCGACCCGTTCTTCGCCGCGGCAGTCGCCTCTGGCGAGTCGGCCTGGCGTCGCGTCGTCTCGACCGCTGCGCTCTCCGGCATCCCGGTTCCCGGCTTCGCCTCGGCCCTGAGCTACTTCGACTCGCTCGCCGCGGAACGCCTGCCCGCCGCCCTCGTGCAGGGCCAGCGCGACTTCTTCGGAGCGCACACCTACAAGCGCGTCGACAAGCCCGGCGTGTTCCACACCCTGTGGTCTGGCGACCGCACCGAAATCGCGACAGAGGCCTCGACCCACTAGTCGCGCCCGGCATCCGTCGCCCCCGTTTCGCGAAAGCGGGTGAATCGTCGTTTTGAGCAATCGATACCGACGATTCACCCGCTTTCGCGTTCCCGGGGCGGCAGGTTTGCGATACTGGACTCCACGATGAACGACGACGACGGCAGCGAGCAGCACGAGCTCCACGAGCACCCCGAGCTCGCCGGGTATGAGCCGCACGACAGCGCGCGCCCGCTGCGCAGCAGGCGGATGCTGCTGGTGATGCGCCTCGCCGTCGTGCTCGGGCTCGTGGCGCTGATCGTGCCGGGGATCCTGACGTCGATGCAGATCGCATCCGTCACGGCCACGAACGCGTGCTCCGTTGCGGTCGCCCGCTACTATCCGCTCGCGGAGGGGTCCACCGCCCGCTTCGACCTGACCGGGCCCGGCGGGTTCGGCTGGCAGTGTTACGCGATCGACGTGCACGAGCGAGAGACCTGGGTGATCGCGCTCGGCCTGATCCCCCGCGCGCCCGGGTTCGGCCCACCGGTCGTGCCGGCCTAGGCATCCGTTGCCCGTGCGCGCCCGGCAGGGTGTCGCGGCGGTTAACGACGGATGCCCCGCTCGGGTGAGCGGGGCATCCGTCGGTCGGGGCAGCGCGGGTTACGCGGCGCCCTCGAACATCGAGGTGACGGATCCCTCGTCGAAGACCTCGTGGATCGCGCGGGCAAGAAGCGGGGCGATCGGCAGAACGGTCAGGGTCGGGAAGCGCTTCTCCGGGGGGATCGGCAGGGTGTCGGTGACGACGACCTCGGTGATCGCCGGGTTCTGCAGCAGCTCGAGCGCGGGGTGGCTGAACACCGCGTGGGTCGCGGCGACGACGACGCCGATCGCTCCGGCGGCACGAAGCGCCTCGGCCGCGAGGACGATGGTGCGGCCGGTGTCGATCATGTCGTCGACGAGCAGGCAGACGCGACCGGAGACCTGGCCGACGATCTCGTGCACGGAAACGCGGTTCGGCACCAGCGGGTCACGGCGCTTGTGGATGATCGCCAGCGGGGCGCCGAGCTTGTCGCTCCAGATGTCGGCGACGCGGACGCGGCCCATGTCGGGCGACACCACGGTCAGCGTTGCGGGGTCTAGCTTCTCCTGGAAGTGCTCGAGCAGCACCGGCATCGCGAAAAGGTGGTCGACGGGGCCGTCGAAAAAGCCCTGGATCTGGGCGGCGTGCAGGTCGATCGACATAATGCGGTCGGCGCCGGCGACCTTGAACAGGTCGGCGACGAGGCGGGCCGATACCGGCTCGCGGCCGCGGCCCTTCTTGTCCTGGCGGGCGTAAGGGTAGAACGGCGCAACAACCGTGATGCGCTTGGCGGAGGCCCGCTTGAGCGCGTCGACCATGATGAGCTGTTCCATCAGCCATTCATTGATCGGGTTGGTGTGCGACTGGATCACGAAGGTGTCGCTGCCGCGCACGCTCTCGTCGAAGCGCGCGTAAATTTCGCCGTTCGCGAAGGTACGTGCGTCGGTGTGTACGAGTTCGGTACCGAGCTCCTTGGCGATGTCCAGTGCCAGTTGCGGGTGTGCTCGCCCCGAAACCAATACAAGTCGTTTCTCGCCGCTGGCATTGATTCCAGGCACCTAGTCTCCGCTCTTAGCCGCGGCTTCCGCCGCGTCGGTTCCCGGGCGGTTGGTCTGAACCCAGCCGTCCATATTGCGTTGTGGGGCCACGGTGAGAGCCAAAGCTCCGGCCGGTACGTCCTTGCGGACGATGGTACCGGCACCGGTGTAAGCCCCGTCCCCAATCCTAACGGGCGCGACGAACACGTTGTGCGACCCGGTGCGCACATGCGACCCCACGACGCTCGGCGATTTGGTCACTCCGTTGTAGTTCGCGAAAATCGTCCCTGCCCCGATGTTGGAGTGCACGCCGACCGTCGCGTCGCCGACGTAGCTCAGGTGCGGCACCTTGCTGCCCTCGCCGATAACGGCGTTCTTGGTCTCGACGAAGGTGCCGATCTTGCCGTCCGCGCCGAGAATCGTCCCTGGCCGCAGGTACGAGAACGGGCCGACGGATGCGCCGGCACCGATCACCGCGAGGGTCGCGTCCGTGCGCTTCACCTCGGCGTTCGCGCCGATCTCGCAGTCCACGAGGGTCGTGTCCGGGCCGACGACGGCGCCGGTCTCGATGACCGTCGCCCCGAGGATCTGGGTGCCCGGCTTGATCGTGACGTCGGGCGCGATCGTCACGGCGAGGTCGATCCAGGTCGTCGCAGGGTCCTGAACGGTCACGCCGGCGAGCTGCCAGCCGCGCACGATGAGCGCATTGAGCTGCCGGGCGGACTCGGCGAGCTGGGCCCGGTCGTTGATGCCGGCGACGAGCCAGGCATCCGCTACCGGAACGGCGCGCACATCGGAGCCGGACTCGCGGAGCAGGCCGATCACGTCGGTGAGGTACTTCTCGCCCTGGACGTTTTCGGTGGTGATGCGGGCGAGCTGCTCACGCAGTTCGGCGATCCCGAAGACGTATACGCCGGCGTTCGTTTCCGTGATCAGGCGTTCCTCGGGGCTGGCGTCTTTCTGTTCCACGATGCGGTCGAAGGCTCCGGCTTCGTCGCGCACGATGCGGCCGTAGCCGGTGGAGTCACTGGGAAAGGCGGACAGAACGGTCGCCGCGACGGCGCGTTCGCGGTGCGCGGTGATGAAGCTCGCGAGGGTCGCCGCGTTCAGGAGGGGAACGTCGCCGCTGACGACGAGCACGTCGCCCTCGAAGTCGGCGGGCAGTGCCTCGATGGCCTGCTCGACGGCACGGCCGGTTCCCGGGACCTCGTCCTGGTCGACGACGATGCTCTCGGGCAGGTCGGCCTCGACGATGTCGACGAGCCGGTCGCGTTCGTGGCGCACGACGGTCACGACGTGCGCGGCGTTCAACGCGGATGCCGTCGCGAGCACGTGGCTGAGGATGGGCAGCCCGGCGAGGGGATGCAGCAGCTTGGGAGTCGCGGATTTCATCCGGGTGCCCTGGCCTGCGGCCAGGACGACGATGGCGAGACGGGAATCGGTCACGGGGTCCTCGTGCTTCTGTATTGCCGGCCGGGAAGACCGGGTGCGGGCGCCACTGGAATGCAGCACTGGTAATGATCTACGGCTCCGCCGCCAGGACTCGAACCTGGACCTAACAGCTCCAAAGGCTGTCGTGCTGCCATTACACCACGGCGGAATTCGCCGGCAATGCCGACCAACGCTGATAAGTCTGCCAGAAGTATCGGCTGCGGCGCGCAGCCGGGCGTGCCGACGACCCGTGCTGTGCAGGCGGATGCCCCGGCTGGCCGGATAATGGGACGATGCCAGGGAATGACGAAGTAGACCGCATCGTGGATGCCTGGCTGCGCGAGCGGCCGGACCTCGATTTCGCCCCGTTGCAGGTGCTCAGCCGGGTGGGCCGCCTCGCCAAGCACCTCGACCGGGCCAGGCGCACCGCGTTCTCCCGCTCCGAACTGGAGTCGTGGGAGTTCGACGTGCTGTCGGCGCTCCGCCGCGAAGGCGCACCGTACGAACTCAGCCCCAAGGCGCTGCTGCAGCAGACGCTCGTGTCGAGCGGAACCATGACCAACCGGATCGACCGGCTCGTCGAGCGCGGCCTCGTCACCCGGCGCACCGACCCCAACGACGGCCGCGGCATCTTCGTCGTGATGAACCCCGACGGGCTGATCCGGGTCGATGCCGCGATCACGCGCCTCGTCGACGCCGAGGCCGAGCTGCTCGCGACGCTCACGGCCAGCGAACGCGAACGCCTCGCCTCCCTGCTCCGCAAGCTCAGCCTCGACTTCGACTGAGCTCGCCCCTCGACTGAGAAGTGCGTCAGAGCACGGACTTGGGGAAGCTCTTCCACGCCGAACGGAACCGGCTCTCGAGGTGCGCACCCCGGAACTGTTCGGTCGCGTGGAGGCGGCCGTACGTGAACGAGTTCTCGTTGTCGATGAAGGCGCGCATGCCGAGGGTGAGCAGCACCCCACGGGCGACGACGCTGTCGTGGTGCTCGCCGAGGATGTCCTGGACCAGTCGGGCGGCGGCCACAAGCCTGGCCGCACGTTTCGGACTCAGGATGAGCGCAGTCTCCGTCGTATACCGCAGGCGCTTGGCGATCTTGCGCACCTCGTGCAAGGCTGCGTCGTGATCGGGTCCCTGCGGCACAGCGCGAGCGGCGCGAACGGCCTTGCGCAGGCGGGCGCCATCACGCTTGACGAGACCCGGCACCACGCTCCGCGCCGGCTTCTTCGCGAGCGCGGTGAACGGCGGCTCCGCGATGAGGGCGTCGAGCGCGTCGAGCAGCCGGAAGTAGCGCGGACTGTCGAGGACGGCGTCCGCCGCCTTCCGCGCCGCGGCGAGGTCGCCCGCGAAGTGCGCGGCCAGGCGCCGCTTGACGTGTCCGACCACGAGCTTCGCCGGCTCGGAAGACAACGACCGGGCGAGGTTGTGGTGCAGCACTTCGTTGTCCCGGGCGGCGCCGAGCACCCGGGCGATCCACTGGAGTTCGTCCCCGAGGGTGTTGGCCAGCCCGTTCGGAAGCAGGTCACGATAGGTCGCCAGCACCGAGCGCATCCGCCGGGTCGCGACCCGCATCTGGTGCACGGCCTCGGCGTCGTCCCGCCGCACGAGCGGGTCCTGGCGGACGAGCACCCGCATCTGGGCGTCGAGGTAGGCAAGCAGCAGTGCCCCTGTCGTGCTCGACTTGCTCGGCGTCGCCGGTGCGGAAGGCAAGTCGGTGGGAATGCGATCCCCAAGGGCGCGGCCGAGTTTCGAGGGATAGCCTGCCCGACGGACTCCCCCGGCGGCGAAGGCGTCCGCGACGGCGTCGAGCAGCTCGGGGGCGCCGTCGACGAGTTCGATCTCCCATTCCCGCCACTCCTGGCGGAGCGGGTCGGCGCCGAGGCGGTCGGCCAGGACGCTGTCGTCGCAGACCTCGGCGAGCACGGCGCCGTTGTCCTCGCGCAGCACGTGCACGATCCGGTGGTTGCGGAGCCGCACGACGGGCACGAGCACCCGGTCGCGCACGAGGACGCGAACCCGCTGCTGCAGGCCGGCCGGCACGAGCTCGGGGTCGCTGCCGAGGGGTTCGTGCACCTCGCGGCGTTCGTCGGGGCCGCGGCCGTCGACCCCGGCGGGGAGCTTCAGGTGCCAGCCGGCGTCGTCACCGCCGGTGCGGCGCCGCAGGGTGATCCGGTGCGCCGCGAGCGTGAGATCGGCCGTGTCGAAGTAGACGGCGTCGAGAAAGTGCTCGACGGGGGCGTCCACCCAGGTCACGCCGGGCAGTTCCTGGAGCGGGGGCAGAACGGATGCCGCGTCGACGTCATATTTGCGTTCAACCTCGGAAAAATCCACGGCATGCATGCCCGACAGTGTACGCCCGGGCCCCTCCCGGCCCGCGCCACATGAGGCTACGCCACGGGCTTGACCGCCTTGACGATGGCGCCGTGCATTTCGGGCGCGACCTCGTGGGTGTATTCGACGCTGATCCCGGTGAATCCTGCCCCGGCCAGGGTATCGAGGTATTCCCGGTGGGAGAGCGCGCCGGCGATACAACCGGCGTAGCTGCCGCGCTCGATGCGGTCCTGTTCGCTGAGGTGGTCCTCCGCGACGACGTCGGAGATCCCGAGCCGCCCGCCGGGCTTGAGGACGCGGAACATCTCCGTGATGACGGCGGTCTTGTCGGCGGAGAGGTTGATCACGCAATTGGAGATGATGACGTCGACGGATGCATCCGGCAGCGGGATCTCCTCGATCCGGCCCTTGATGAATTCGACATTCGTGGCGCCGGCCTTGTTCGCGTTCGCCCTGGCGAGGGACAGCATCTCGTCGGTCATGTCGAGGCCGTATGCAAATCCGGTGGGGCCGACCCGGCGCGCGGAGAGGAGCACGTCGATGCCGCCTCCGGAGCCGAGGTCGAGCACGGTTTCGCCGAAGCGCAGGTCGGCAACGGCCGTCGGGTTGCCGCAGCCGAGACTCGCGAGGAGCGCCTCTTCGGGGATCTCGGTGCTTTCGCCTCCGGTGTAAAGGATCGACCCGAAGACGTTGCCGTTGCCGAGATCGGTCGGCACGCAGCAGGAGCCGGCCTCAGCGGACACGTCCGTGAGCTGGAGTGCCGCCGCGGCGTAGCGCTCCCGGACGAGCTCGGTGATGTCGGCTTTCTGCGTCACGTCGGCCCTGTCATTCATAGTCGTGCCTCCCGTTCTGATACCCGCCCGGTGGCGGATGCTGCGACGACGTCCGAGCGGACGGGCGACGTGGTTCCCTGGTCCGGATAGAGCACGCGCACGAGCACCAGTCCGAGGATGCCGCCCAGGAGTTGGGCGCACATGTAGCCGGGCACGGATCCGGGAGCGATGCCTGCGAACGTGTCCGTGAACATCCGCCCGATGGCGATGGCGGGGTTGGCGAAGCTCGTGGAACTCGTGAAGAAGTAGGCCGAGCCGATGTAGGCGGCGACAGCGGCGGGGGCGAACCGGCCACGGCCAGAGCGGGCGAGGGCGAAGATCACGAGCACCAGACCGGCCGTCGCGACGACCTCGGCGAGAAGGTGCGGTCCCGTCAGGCGATCGGTGCCGCTGAGTGCGACGGCAGGCAGCCCGAACATGGAGTTCGCGAGCACGGCGCCAACGACACAGCCCGCGACCTGGGCGGGCAGGTAGCTCGCGAGGTCGCGCCAGGGGCGAAATCCGAGGTAGACGTCGACGAGCGAGACGACCGGATTGAAATGCGCGCCGCTGAGGGGTGCGAGCACCACGATCAGCACATACAGGCCCAGGGCGGTCGCCGCCGCGTTCTCGAGCAGCTGCAGGCCCACGTCGTTGGGCGATAGGGCGGATGCCGCGATGCCGGATCCGATGACGATCGCGCTGAGCAGGGCGCTGCCGAGGAACTCCGCGAACGCACGCCGTTGCCACGAGGTCGTCGCCTGCGGCATGGCTGTCGATGCGTCACTCATGCGGTCGTCAACAGCCGGGCGACGGAATCCAGGGCGCCGGGCACGAGGGCGAAATGGGCCCAGGTGCCGACCTGCCGACGGCTGAGGAAGCCGGCATCCGTGAGCACTTTCAGGTGGTGCGAGACCGTGGACTGGCTCAGCCCGACCGGCTCGGTCAGGTCGCAGGCGCAGGCCTCCTGGCCTTCCGAAGCGGCCACGATCGAGATCAGCCGCAGCCGCGTCGGGTCGGCGAGGGCCTTCAGCGACCGCGCGAGTCCTGCCGCTTGCGTGGCGGTGATCGGCTCCCGGGTCAGCGGCGCGCAGCATGCGCTGACGTCGGTGAGGGGAAGCAGGGTGGTTGTCGACATGCCACCAGCATAGCGACGTATTGACATAGATCGATATAGCGATTCATACTGGAGTATCGATATAAATCGATATAGCGAGACAAGGAACCCCATGACTGCCATTCGAATCTACGAGCCGGCCCTGTGTTGCGAGTCCGGCGTGTGCGGACCCGACTCCGACGCCTCCCTCGTCACCGTCACGGCCGACGTGCGCCGCCTCAAGGATTTGGGCGCCGACATCGAACGCCACAACCTCGCCACCGATCCGACGGCGTTCACCACCGACGAGACGGTCCGCGGCTTCATGCACACCGTCGGCTCGGAAGGCCTCCCGCTGACCGTCGTCGACGGAGTCACCGTCGCCACCGGGGCCTATCCGAGCCGCGCCGAGTTGCTCGCCCTCGCCGGCCTCGGCGACCCGGCACCGTCCGCACCCGTCCGCACCCAGCTGGGGTTGACTGAGCGCGGTCAGGACGAGAAATCGGGCGGATGCTGCGGCGGCGTCTCAGGCTGCTGCTAAGCCTCCCGATGAAATTCCTCGAAGACCCGCCCCGATTCCTGTTCTTCACCGGCAAGGGCGGGGTCGGCAAGACCTCGGTCGCCTGCGCAACGGCCCTCGACCTCGTCGGCCGCGGCAAGCGCGTGCTCCTGGTCAGCACCGACCCGGCCTCCAATGTGGGCCAGGTCTTCGGGGTGCGGATCGGCAACACGGTCACCCCCCTCGCGAGCGTCCCCGGCCTTTCCGCGCTCGAGATCGATCCGGAACAGGCCGCCGCGGCCTACCGGGAGCGCATCGTCGCGCCCGTGCGCGGCCTGCTGCCGGAGAACGAACTCGCCGGCATCATCGAGGGCCTGTCCGGCTCCTGCACCACGGAGATCGCCTCGTTCGACGAGTTCACCGGCCTGCTCTCCGACGAGTCCGTCTCCGGCCAGTACGACCACATCGTCTTCGACACGGCGCCGACCGGGCACACCATCCGCCTGCTCCAGCTGCCGGGGTCCTGGACCGACTTCCTCGAGGCCGGCAAGGGCGACCCGTCCTGCCTCGGCCCGCTCTCCGGGCTCGACAAGCACCGATCAATGTACGCCGCAGCCGTCGGGGTCCTGACCGACCCGTCGCGCACTCGCCTGGTCCTCGTGGCCCGCGCCCAGGCATCCTCACTCGCGGAAATCGAACGCACCTACCGGGAGCTGAACCAGATCGGGATCGGCGGCGGTTTCGTCGTCGTCAACGGCGTGCTGCCGGAGGCCGCAGGCGAGGAGGACCTCACCCGGGCCGTCCGGGCCCGCGAGCACGCCGCCCTCGCCGATCTCCCCGCCGCCATCTCCGGCCTCCCGCTCGATGTGCTCGAACTCCGGGCCGCCAACATGGTCGGGATCCCCGCGTTGCAGACTCTCTTCGCGGCGAGCGCAGACACCCTCGATGCGGGAGCGACCGGCGAGACGGGCGCCACTCCCGAGTCGGCGGCGTCCCTCGGCGCCCCGCTCGCCGCCCTCGTCGACGCCATCGAGCGCGATGATCACGGGCTCGTGCTCTGCATGGGCAAGGGCGGCGTGGGCAAGACCACGATCGCTGCGGCCATCGCGGTCGCCCTGGCGGGGCGCGGCCACGCCGTTCACCTCACGACGACCGACCCCGCA
This genomic window contains:
- the gndA gene encoding NADP-dependent phosphogluconate dehydrogenase; protein product: MTETGTAQANIGVVGLAVMGSNLARNLASREGNTVAVYNRSHVRTQTLMTEHPEAGFVASETIEDFVASLSRPRTAIIMVQAGKGTDAVISQLAELFEPGDIIVDGGNADFHDTIRREKAISATGINFVGAGISGGEEGALKGPSIMPGGSALAYETLGPILESIAAVVDGVPCVTHIGTDGAGHFVKMVHNGIEYADMQLIAEAYDLLRHVTGHSPAAIADVFTEWNKGDLESYLIEITAEVLRQVDAETGLPFIDIVLDEAGSKGTGVWTVQNALDLGVPVAGIAEAVFARAVSSHPEQRGPVRASISARPEIAVVGHTFVDDVRQALYASKVVAYAQGFDEIIAGAAKYNWNIDKGAVATIWRGGCIIRAQFLNRIVDAYANDPSIPTLLVDPFFAAAVASGESAWRRVVSTAALSGIPVPGFASALSYFDSLAAERLPAALVQGQRDFFGAHTYKRVDKPGVFHTLWSGDRTEIATEASTH
- a CDS encoding ribose-phosphate diphosphokinase; the encoded protein is MPGINASGEKRLVLVSGRAHPQLALDIAKELGTELVHTDARTFANGEIYARFDESVRGSDTFVIQSHTNPINEWLMEQLIMVDALKRASAKRITVVAPFYPYARQDKKGRGREPVSARLVADLFKVAGADRIMSIDLHAAQIQGFFDGPVDHLFAMPVLLEHFQEKLDPATLTVVSPDMGRVRVADIWSDKLGAPLAIIHKRRDPLVPNRVSVHEIVGQVSGRVCLLVDDMIDTGRTIVLAAEALRAAGAIGVVVAATHAVFSHPALELLQNPAITEVVVTDTLPIPPEKRFPTLTVLPIAPLLARAIHEVFDEGSVTSMFEGAA
- the glmU gene encoding bifunctional UDP-N-acetylglucosamine diphosphorylase/glucosamine-1-phosphate N-acetyltransferase GlmU, with the translated sequence MTDSRLAIVVLAAGQGTRMKSATPKLLHPLAGLPILSHVLATASALNAAHVVTVVRHERDRLVDIVEADLPESIVVDQDEVPGTGRAVEQAIEALPADFEGDVLVVSGDVPLLNAATLASFITAHRERAVAATVLSAFPSDSTGYGRIVRDEAGAFDRIVEQKDASPEERLITETNAGVYVFGIAELREQLARITTENVQGEKYLTDVIGLLRESGSDVRAVPVADAWLVAGINDRAQLAESARQLNALIVRGWQLAGVTVQDPATTWIDLAVTIAPDVTIKPGTQILGATVIETGAVVGPDTTLVDCEIGANAEVKRTDATLAVIGAGASVGPFSYLRPGTILGADGKIGTFVETKNAVIGEGSKVPHLSYVGDATVGVHSNIGAGTIFANYNGVTKSPSVVGSHVRTGSHNVFVAPVRIGDGAYTGAGTIVRKDVPAGALALTVAPQRNMDGWVQTNRPGTDAAEAAAKSGD
- a CDS encoding MarR family winged helix-turn-helix transcriptional regulator — translated: MPGNDEVDRIVDAWLRERPDLDFAPLQVLSRVGRLAKHLDRARRTAFSRSELESWEFDVLSALRREGAPYELSPKALLQQTLVSSGTMTNRIDRLVERGLVTRRTDPNDGRGIFVVMNPDGLIRVDAAITRLVDAEAELLATLTASERERLASLLRKLSLDFD
- a CDS encoding CYTH and CHAD domain-containing protein translates to MHAVDFSEVERKYDVDAASVLPPLQELPGVTWVDAPVEHFLDAVYFDTADLTLAAHRITLRRRTGGDDAGWHLKLPAGVDGRGPDERREVHEPLGSDPELVPAGLQQRVRVLVRDRVLVPVVRLRNHRIVHVLREDNGAVLAEVCDDSVLADRLGADPLRQEWREWEIELVDGAPELLDAVADAFAAGGVRRAGYPSKLGRALGDRIPTDLPSAPATPSKSSTTGALLLAYLDAQMRVLVRQDPLVRRDDAEAVHQMRVATRRMRSVLATYRDLLPNGLANTLGDELQWIARVLGAARDNEVLHHNLARSLSSEPAKLVVGHVKRRLAAHFAGDLAAARKAADAVLDSPRYFRLLDALDALIAEPPFTALAKKPARSVVPGLVKRDGARLRKAVRAARAVPQGPDHDAALHEVRKIAKRLRYTTETALILSPKRAARLVAAARLVQDILGEHHDSVVARGVLLTLGMRAFIDNENSFTYGRLHATEQFRGAHLESRFRSAWKSFPKSVL
- the arsM gene encoding arsenite methyltransferase gives rise to the protein MNDRADVTQKADITELVRERYAAAALQLTDVSAEAGSCCVPTDLGNGNVFGSILYTGGESTEIPEEALLASLGCGNPTAVADLRFGETVLDLGSGGGIDVLLSARRVGPTGFAYGLDMTDEMLSLARANANKAGATNVEFIKGRIEEIPLPDASVDVIISNCVINLSADKTAVITEMFRVLKPGGRLGISDVVAEDHLSEQDRIERGSYAGCIAGALSHREYLDTLAGAGFTGISVEYTHEVAPEMHGAIVKAVKPVA
- a CDS encoding MIP/aquaporin family protein encodes the protein MSDASTAMPQATTSWQRRAFAEFLGSALLSAIVIGSGIAASALSPNDVGLQLLENAAATALGLYVLIVVLAPLSGAHFNPVVSLVDVYLGFRPWRDLASYLPAQVAGCVVGAVLANSMFGLPAVALSGTDRLTGPHLLAEVVATAGLVLVIFALARSGRGRFAPAAVAAYIGSAYFFTSSTSFANPAIAIGRMFTDTFAGIAPGSVPGYMCAQLLGGILGLVLVRVLYPDQGTTSPVRSDVVAASATGRVSEREARL
- a CDS encoding metalloregulator ArsR/SmtB family transcription factor yields the protein MSTTTLLPLTDVSACCAPLTREPITATQAAGLARSLKALADPTRLRLISIVAASEGQEACACDLTEPVGLSQSTVSHHLKVLTDAGFLSRRQVGTWAHFALVPGALDSVARLLTTA
- the arsD gene encoding arsenite efflux transporter metallochaperone ArsD — encoded protein: MTAIRIYEPALCCESGVCGPDSDASLVTVTADVRRLKDLGADIERHNLATDPTAFTTDETVRGFMHTVGSEGLPLTVVDGVTVATGAYPSRAELLALAGLGDPAPSAPVRTQLGLTERGQDEKSGGCCGGVSGCC
- the arsA gene encoding arsenical pump-driving ATPase, encoding MKFLEDPPRFLFFTGKGGVGKTSVACATALDLVGRGKRVLLVSTDPASNVGQVFGVRIGNTVTPLASVPGLSALEIDPEQAAAAYRERIVAPVRGLLPENELAGIIEGLSGSCTTEIASFDEFTGLLSDESVSGQYDHIVFDTAPTGHTIRLLQLPGSWTDFLEAGKGDPSCLGPLSGLDKHRSMYAAAVGVLTDPSRTRLVLVARAQASSLAEIERTYRELNQIGIGGGFVVVNGVLPEAAGEEDLTRAVRAREHAALADLPAAISGLPLDVLELRAANMVGIPALQTLFAASADTLDAGATGETGATPESAASLGAPLAALVDAIERDDHGLVLCMGKGGVGKTTIAAAIAVALAGRGHAVHLTTTDPAAHLTETLHGSVPGLEVSRIDPAVAVQAYRAHVMDTKGRGLDQEGRAALAEDLLSPCTEEVAVFQQFSRVVHESRRKFVVVDTAPTGHTLLLLDATGSYHREMARQIGDSLPFTTPLMRLQDPALTKVVLVTLAETTPVLEADGLREDLERAGIRPWAWVVNASLAAAHPTSPFLRSRAAHEIEQIDRVRLLADRIAIVPLLAEEPIGQRRLTALAGAAELEAPSLQPAV